In Triticum urartu cultivar G1812 chromosome 6, Tu2.1, whole genome shotgun sequence, the following proteins share a genomic window:
- the LOC125513791 gene encoding DNA topoisomerase 6 subunit A-like, whose translation MPKIKDIRFILIVEKAAIMSKLVSIEFYKTYRCIILSGKGHSDVATRGVAHKLARQLRVPVYGIADCNPMGAITMLTYKNGSRRRGFDNLNVTVPTLQWIGMHSVHCYRNRSGPRTRRPRDSQPLNQRDRTTLKNLISDLERDKELLDRLDVQEVKLMSKNGFRMNFEQRFPLARNTVDFLAEHIPEMVTIEKPGVPKRKTAVEKSDGDDAQAGKKTRKVTKGKSDGDDTQAGKKTRKVTKGKSDGDDTQVVKRTKESDVDYTQVGKKSDDGNDAQAGKKVTKGNSDGDDTQVRKRTKKATKVQLRGKEAK comes from the coding sequence ATGCCAAAAATTAAGGACATCAGATTCATATTGATCGTGGAGAAAGCTGCCATAATGTCAAAGCTAGTATCAATAGAATTTTACAAGACATATAGGTGCATAATTTTGAGTGGAAAGGGGCATTCTGATGTCGCGACAAGAGGTGTTGCACATAAATTAGCAAGACAGTTACGAGTACCAGTATATGGAATTGCAGATTGTAACCCAATGGGAGCAATAACAATGTTGACCTATAAAAATGGATCAAGGCGAAGAGGGTTTGATAATCTCAATGTGACCGTGCCAACACTCCAATGGATCGGAATGCATTCGGTACACTGTTATCGTAACAGGTCAGGACCAAGAACAAGGCGTCCGAGGGATTCGCAACCACTCAATCAAAGAGACAGAACTACACTTAAAAATTTAATAAGTGACTTAGAACGTGACAAGGAGCTGCTTGATCGGCTAGATGTGCAAGAAGTGAAACTTATGTCCAAGAATGGGTTTAGAATGAATTTTGAACAAAGGTTTCCGCTAGCGCGCAACACTGTAGACTTCTTGGCTGAGCACATACCGGAAATGGTCACCATTGAGAAACCTGGTGTCCCCAAAAGAAAGACTGCAGTTGAGAAATCAGATGGAGATGACGCTCAAGCGGGCAAGAAGACAAGGAAGGTCACCAAAGGAAAATCTGATGGAGATGACACTCAAGCGGGCAAGAAGACAAGGAAGGTGACCAAAGGAAAATCTGATGGAGATGACACTCAAGTGGTCAAGAGGACAAAGGAATCTGATGTAGATTACACTCAAGTGGGCAAGAAGTCTGATGATGGAAATGACGCTCAAGCGGGCAAGAAGGTCACCAAAGGAAATTCTGATGGAGATGACACTCAAGTGAGAAAGAGGACAAAGAAGGCCACCAAAGTGCAGCTCCGGGGCAAAGAGGCCAAATAG
- the LOC125513792 gene encoding ubiquitin carboxyl-terminal hydrolase 19-like isoform X1, giving the protein MGDVDKEKDIDRKSYTWKDLHSDLHNWAIYDSKQHIIVFKELKMENGEDDLVFGELEKNISVHVIVKDKNNRKPMGHLNKSLNCYANSVLQCLKATESFSKYLSGDDYGKTCPEEGDLCVSCCLQRYLLEDLQSSTAFLPTMILNCLEDLGDDFKNNRLGSQFSADEFLCAILSKFPAEKHPKNIDIYEQLFSGTLLTEHVCECGFKKAGETRDFQMLEIPIKLEDQVGFKSLKECMDAFTMKKPLNSRCEGCSLHKKSEETRIVACPEILIICLGRPVGTGEGSTKLVHDVDCPMDFDFSPYVSANGGVEQKYDLYGVIHHRQYGPKGGHYWCFTKYNGEWYEINDERVTSITKEGVEKKTKKVISFSIKGKWENILNHMASVQLKTTSQDGRTLIPYFSGPHLMKQIPPAYLIS; this is encoded by the exons ATGGGTGATGTGGACAAAGAAAAGGATATTGACAGAAAGTCATATACATGGAAAGACCTCCATTCTGACTTGCACAACTGGGCCATTTATGACTCCAAACAACACATAATTGTCTTCAAAGAATTGAAGATGGAAAACGGAGAGGATGACTTGGTGTTTGGAGAACTTGAGAAAAACATCAGCGTGCACGTTATTGTGAAGGATAAGAACAAT CGCAAACCCATGGGACATCTAAATAAATCCCTCAA TTGTTATGCAAATTCAGTCCTACAATGCTTAAAGGCCACTGAAAGTTTTTCGAAGTATCTTTCTGGAGATGATTATGGGAAAACAT GTCCTGAAGAGGGTGATTTGTGTGTATCTTGCTGTTTGCAAAGATACCTTCTAGAGGACTTACAAAGTTCAACAGCTTTTCTTCCTACTATGATTCTTAATTGTTTGGAAGATTTAGGTGATGACTTTAAGAATAACCGTCTTGGTTCTCAGTTCAGCGCTGATGAATTTTTGTG CGCAATATTGTCAAAATTTCCTGCAGAGAAGCACCCCAAAAATATAGACATATATGAGCAGCTATTTTCTGGAACATTACTAACAGAG CATGTATGCGAATGTGGATTCAAAAAGGCAGGCGAAACTAGAGATTTCCAGATGTTGGAAATTCCTATCAAGCTTGAGGATCAAGTTGGCTTCAAAAGCTTAAAAGAATGCATGGATGCGTTCACTATGAAAAAACCATTGAATTCTCGATGTGAAGG ATGCTCACTCCACAAAAAGAGTGAGGAAACTCGAATCGTGGCTTGTCCAGAAATATTGATCATATGTCTTGGTCGACCTGTTGGTACTGGTGAAGGTTCTACTAAGCTCGTACATGATGTTGACTGCCCCATGGATTTCGACTTTTCACCTTATGTGAGTGCTAATGGAGGAGTCGAACAAAAGTATGACTTATATGGAGTCATTCATCATAGGCAGTATGGCCCAAAAGGTGGGCACTATTGGTGCTTCACCAAGTATAATGGAGAATGGTACGAGATCAATGACGAACGG GTTACATCTATCACTAAGGAGGGTgtagaaaagaaaacaaagaaaGTTATATCTTTTTCTATAAAAG GAAAATGGGAGAACATTCTGAACCACATGGCGAGCGTGCAACTGAAGACGACATCCCAAGACGGACGGACGCTGATCCCTTACTTTTCAGGCCCCCACCTGATGAAG CAGATACCCCCAGCCTATCTGATAAGTTGA
- the LOC125513792 gene encoding ubiquitin carboxyl-terminal hydrolase 19-like isoform X2: protein MGDVDKEKDIDRKSYTWKDLHSDLHNWAIYDSKQHIIVFKELKMENGEDDLVFGELEKNISVHVIVKDKNNRKPMGHLNKSLNCYANSVLQCLKATESFSKYLSGDDYGKTCPEEGDLCVSCCLQRYLLEDLQSSTAFLPTMILNCLEDLGDDFKNNRLGSQFSADEFLCAILSKFPAEKHPKNIDIYEQLFSGTLLTEHVCECGFKKAGETRDFQMLEIPIKLEDQVGFKSLKECMDAFTMKKPLNSRCEGCSLHKKSEETRIVACPEILIICLGRPVGTGEGSTKLVHDVDCPMDFDFSPYVSANGGVEQKYDLYGVIHHRQYGPKGGHYWCFTKYNGEWYEINDERVTSITKEGVEKKTKKVISFSIKGKWENILNHMASVQLKTTSQDGRTLIPYFSGPHLMKIPPAYLIS from the exons ATGGGTGATGTGGACAAAGAAAAGGATATTGACAGAAAGTCATATACATGGAAAGACCTCCATTCTGACTTGCACAACTGGGCCATTTATGACTCCAAACAACACATAATTGTCTTCAAAGAATTGAAGATGGAAAACGGAGAGGATGACTTGGTGTTTGGAGAACTTGAGAAAAACATCAGCGTGCACGTTATTGTGAAGGATAAGAACAAT CGCAAACCCATGGGACATCTAAATAAATCCCTCAA TTGTTATGCAAATTCAGTCCTACAATGCTTAAAGGCCACTGAAAGTTTTTCGAAGTATCTTTCTGGAGATGATTATGGGAAAACAT GTCCTGAAGAGGGTGATTTGTGTGTATCTTGCTGTTTGCAAAGATACCTTCTAGAGGACTTACAAAGTTCAACAGCTTTTCTTCCTACTATGATTCTTAATTGTTTGGAAGATTTAGGTGATGACTTTAAGAATAACCGTCTTGGTTCTCAGTTCAGCGCTGATGAATTTTTGTG CGCAATATTGTCAAAATTTCCTGCAGAGAAGCACCCCAAAAATATAGACATATATGAGCAGCTATTTTCTGGAACATTACTAACAGAG CATGTATGCGAATGTGGATTCAAAAAGGCAGGCGAAACTAGAGATTTCCAGATGTTGGAAATTCCTATCAAGCTTGAGGATCAAGTTGGCTTCAAAAGCTTAAAAGAATGCATGGATGCGTTCACTATGAAAAAACCATTGAATTCTCGATGTGAAGG ATGCTCACTCCACAAAAAGAGTGAGGAAACTCGAATCGTGGCTTGTCCAGAAATATTGATCATATGTCTTGGTCGACCTGTTGGTACTGGTGAAGGTTCTACTAAGCTCGTACATGATGTTGACTGCCCCATGGATTTCGACTTTTCACCTTATGTGAGTGCTAATGGAGGAGTCGAACAAAAGTATGACTTATATGGAGTCATTCATCATAGGCAGTATGGCCCAAAAGGTGGGCACTATTGGTGCTTCACCAAGTATAATGGAGAATGGTACGAGATCAATGACGAACGG GTTACATCTATCACTAAGGAGGGTgtagaaaagaaaacaaagaaaGTTATATCTTTTTCTATAAAAG GAAAATGGGAGAACATTCTGAACCACATGGCGAGCGTGCAACTGAAGACGACATCCCAAGACGGACGGACGCTGATCCCTTACTTTTCAGGCCCCCACCTGATGAAG ATACCCCCAGCCTATCTGATAAGTTGA